A single region of the Lysinibacillus sp. B2A1 genome encodes:
- a CDS encoding LD-carboxypeptidase, translating to MKRTVPHLQKGDTVGIVALSSLVEPEKLGEAVSFLDNLGLHYIIGDTIQAKHAYLAGSDEMRLADFHEMVRNPEVKAIFCVKGGYGSARIAEKVDYTLLEEHPKIFWGFSDLTYLHCAINEYANLVTFHGPLLMSVGRIDELSKKMFLQLFSPIEIQYTEEISPLTTIANGIARGQIIGGNLRRLVSSIGTKFEVRTEGRILLIEEIAESIPRIDSMLQQLKQARKLEQLAGIVIGSFTQTGADEAALLMLMKEYFGELGIPVVAGFKIGHETTNIAIPLGVDAILDAQEKVLKILPGVH from the coding sequence ATGAAACGCACCGTACCACATTTGCAAAAGGGAGATACAGTTGGCATAGTGGCTTTGTCGAGTCTAGTGGAACCCGAAAAGCTAGGAGAGGCAGTATCCTTTCTTGATAATTTAGGTCTTCACTATATTATTGGAGATACGATTCAAGCAAAGCATGCTTATTTAGCAGGTAGTGATGAGATGCGACTAGCCGACTTTCACGAGATGGTTAGAAATCCAGAGGTCAAGGCCATTTTCTGTGTTAAAGGTGGCTATGGCTCTGCACGTATTGCTGAGAAAGTTGATTATACTTTATTAGAGGAGCATCCAAAAATCTTCTGGGGTTTCTCTGATCTTACATATTTACATTGTGCAATTAATGAATATGCTAATTTAGTAACGTTTCATGGACCTCTACTGATGTCTGTTGGAAGAATTGATGAGCTATCGAAAAAGATGTTTTTGCAATTATTTTCACCCATTGAAATACAATATACTGAAGAAATTTCACCATTAACAACAATAGCAAATGGTATAGCCCGCGGGCAAATTATTGGAGGAAATTTACGTCGTCTAGTAAGTTCAATTGGAACAAAATTTGAAGTCAGGACAGAAGGAAGAATTTTATTAATTGAGGAAATTGCAGAGTCCATTCCACGAATAGATTCAATGCTACAGCAATTAAAGCAGGCAAGAAAGCTTGAGCAGTTAGCAGGAATTGTAATTGGTTCATTTACACAGACAGGAGCGGATGAAGCAGCACTTCTAATGTTAATGAAGGAGTATTTTGGGGAGTTAGGGATCCCTGTGGTAGCAGGCTTTAAAATCGGTCATGAAACAACGAATATTGCTATTCCATTAGGGGTAGATGCCATTTTAGACGCACAGGAAAAGGTGCTAAAAATTTTACCTGGTGTGCATTAA
- the nagB gene encoding glucosamine-6-phosphate deaminase translates to MKWIEVNSYDEMSEVAANIFTKQLQEKPVSILGLATGGSPVGMYEELVKRQQAGQVSFKDVITFNLDEYVGLDQTSPASYWTFMHEQLFNHVDIKEENIHLPNGKAEDLAAECAAYDARIKEAGGIDLQLLGIGVNGHIGFNEPGTPFESLTNIVELTESTRTENAIYFDDPKDVPTHAITMGIQSIMNAKEIVLIAFGEKKLDAIERLKSGIVNEDFPASQLLNHPNVTVIYGGTK, encoded by the coding sequence ATGAAATGGATAGAAGTCAATTCGTATGATGAAATGAGCGAAGTGGCAGCGAATATTTTTACAAAGCAATTACAGGAAAAGCCTGTTAGCATTTTAGGACTAGCAACTGGTGGTTCACCTGTAGGAATGTATGAGGAATTAGTGAAGCGTCAACAAGCTGGACAGGTCTCATTTAAAGATGTTATCACGTTTAACCTAGACGAATATGTAGGTTTGGATCAAACAAGTCCAGCCAGTTATTGGACGTTTATGCATGAGCAATTATTTAATCATGTAGATATAAAAGAAGAAAATATACATTTACCTAACGGCAAGGCAGAGGATTTAGCTGCGGAGTGTGCAGCGTATGATGCTCGAATTAAGGAAGCAGGAGGCATTGATTTACAGCTTCTCGGTATTGGTGTTAATGGACATATTGGCTTTAACGAACCAGGAACACCCTTTGAATCACTTACGAACATAGTAGAGCTTACAGAATCTACTCGTACTGAAAATGCGATTTATTTTGATGATCCTAAGGATGTTCCGACACATGCTATTACAATGGGTATTCAATCGATTATGAATGCCAAGGAAATTGTGTTGATTGCATTTGGTGAGAAAAAGCTAGATGCAATTGAACGATTAAAAAGTGGAATTGTAAATGAAGATTTCCCAGCAAGCCAATTACTAAATCATCCAAATGTAACGGTTATTTACGGCGGAACAAAATAG
- a CDS encoding glyoxalase encodes MHFHEKPNTYVTNVEIKVSDLQRSIAYYQEVIGFKILHQESYKATLTADGKTALLTIVQPETVEEKTRFTTGLYHFALLLPTRRDLANVISHFHKNGVYFGASDHDVSEALYLSDPDKNGIEIYADRPENTWTWHSNQVHMVTEPLNVQSILAEGNNTWSGLPAGTVMGHIHLSVSSLTEAEEFYTKGLGFDIVTRYGAQALFISTGRYHHHIGLNTWYSENAPKLGEHQVGLKTFSLRLDNEQQVATMKENLRAIGAPVTDIAGGFQTEDPAGNKILLKF; translated from the coding sequence ATGCATTTTCATGAAAAACCAAACACTTATGTCACAAATGTTGAAATTAAAGTAAGTGATTTACAACGCTCAATAGCCTATTATCAAGAGGTGATCGGCTTTAAAATCTTACATCAAGAATCCTATAAAGCTACTTTAACTGCTGATGGAAAAACAGCGTTACTAACAATCGTTCAACCTGAAACTGTAGAAGAAAAAACGAGATTTACTACTGGACTTTATCATTTTGCACTTCTATTACCTACACGTCGTGATTTAGCAAATGTTATTAGTCATTTTCATAAAAATGGCGTGTATTTTGGGGCCTCTGACCACGATGTCAGTGAAGCACTATATTTAAGTGATCCTGATAAAAATGGCATTGAAATTTATGCTGATCGACCTGAAAATACATGGACTTGGCATTCTAATCAAGTGCATATGGTTACAGAGCCACTTAATGTTCAATCAATTTTAGCAGAAGGTAATAATACATGGAGTGGTCTTCCTGCTGGTACAGTAATGGGTCATATTCATTTATCTGTATCTAGCTTAACGGAAGCAGAGGAATTCTATACAAAGGGATTAGGCTTTGACATTGTCACACGCTATGGTGCACAAGCATTATTTATTTCTACAGGCCGCTATCATCATCACATCGGCTTAAATACTTGGTACTCAGAAAATGCGCCAAAGCTTGGTGAACATCAAGTCGGCTTAAAAACTTTTTCTCTACGTTTAGATAATGAACAACAAGTAGCAACAATGAAAGAAAATCTTCGTGCTATTGGTGCTCCTGTTACTGACATCGCTGGAGGTTTCCAAACTGAGGACCCTGCTGGCAATAAAATTTTATTAAAATTTTAG
- a CDS encoding S-layer homology domain-containing protein, which translates to MKQILKIACVLFLAVCLIPLEGVHAASFKDVSDDNTLITEIDHLVEKGIINGYPNDLFKPNAYVTRAQAAVMLTRALGLQTANVKDPKYQDVPTTHAYFKDIAAVHNAGIFDSAQKFNPEATLSRGDMAIVLQRAFKLKESERYYFSDVTEKTKGYKEIYTIASNNITRRYTDGSFKPDLPLTRAHFSAFLARALTLSNSDLLKDTKYDYIYSYYSLNDKNRYTLKYEYSHNNNKNDVWTITDLNSNELFDEEYLLSESLHYAQGLASNESTHYDIYFSLPIRIGVIRHEDDGGVISGIRITVKATDGTVRAGGVNYNNVIVIEEKSVYSDNVWTYYFVDGIGLVKELYNDEVIYELLDRTEN; encoded by the coding sequence ATGAAACAGATATTGAAAATAGCATGTGTACTATTTCTAGCTGTTTGTTTAATACCACTAGAGGGTGTACATGCAGCAAGCTTTAAAGATGTGTCTGATGATAATACTTTGATTACGGAAATTGATCACCTAGTGGAAAAAGGAATTATTAATGGTTATCCAAATGACCTATTTAAACCGAATGCCTATGTAACAAGAGCGCAGGCGGCTGTTATGTTAACACGCGCTTTAGGATTGCAAACAGCAAATGTGAAGGATCCAAAGTATCAGGATGTACCGACTACACATGCCTATTTTAAAGATATTGCAGCAGTGCACAATGCTGGCATTTTCGATTCGGCGCAGAAATTTAATCCAGAGGCTACTCTTTCAAGAGGGGACATGGCGATTGTGCTGCAAAGAGCATTTAAATTAAAGGAATCTGAGCGATATTATTTTTCAGATGTGACAGAAAAAACGAAGGGCTATAAGGAAATTTACACAATAGCAAGTAATAATATAACAAGACGCTATACGGATGGCTCATTTAAGCCTGATTTACCTTTAACACGAGCTCACTTTTCAGCATTTTTGGCTCGCGCATTAACGTTATCGAATTCAGATCTTTTAAAAGATACTAAATATGACTACATATATTCATATTATTCGTTGAATGATAAGAATCGCTATACATTAAAATATGAATATAGTCATAATAACAATAAGAATGATGTATGGACAATAACTGATTTAAATTCAAACGAGTTATTTGATGAAGAGTATCTATTAAGTGAGAGTCTTCATTATGCTCAGGGATTGGCGAGTAATGAAAGTACACATTATGATATATATTTCTCACTACCGATTAGAATTGGTGTTATTAGACATGAAGATGATGGTGGAGTTATTTCAGGCATACGAATTACTGTTAAAGCGACAGATGGCACTGTCCGAGCAGGTGGTGTTAACTATAATAATGTCATTGTTATAGAGGAAAAATCCGTTTACAGTGATAATGTATGGACATATTACTTTGTAGATGGTATCGGATTAGTTAAAGAGCTTTACAATGATGAGGTTATTTACGAGCTTCTTGATCGTACTGAAAATTAA
- the queG gene encoding tRNA epoxyqueuosine(34) reductase QueG, with the protein MNIHDLQHEFVAYAMSIGIDKIGFTTAAPFTELKNRLRRQQELGYQSGFEESDIEKRTEPLQLLDGAESIVAIAVAYPSRMQNAPVGKKGARRGIFCRASWGIDYHTALRERLTLLSVWLKERVEDVRIESMVDTGALVDRAVAERAGIGWSGKNCAIITPEFGSYVYLGELVTNIPFAPDKPMEDECGDCRLCVDVCPTGALIEGGQLNAQRCIAFLTQTKGTLPDEFRTHIGNRLYGCDTCQTVCPKNKGKINWIHEEFKPDPELAKPLLTPLLKISNREFKNKFGHISGSWRGKKPIQRNAILALAHFKEEAAVPDLIALLEKDDRPVIRGTAAWALGKIGGEEAHSALLKAKAKESDEEVRIEIDKGLQFFQ; encoded by the coding sequence ATGAACATACATGACCTGCAACATGAGTTTGTGGCGTATGCAATGTCCATTGGTATAGACAAAATTGGCTTTACAACAGCAGCTCCGTTTACAGAATTGAAAAATCGACTGCGCCGCCAGCAAGAGCTTGGCTATCAGTCCGGCTTTGAGGAAAGCGATATTGAAAAACGAACCGAACCCCTACAATTGTTAGACGGAGCAGAGAGTATAGTGGCGATAGCAGTAGCCTATCCGTCACGTATGCAGAATGCACCTGTTGGCAAAAAAGGAGCACGACGCGGGATTTTTTGCCGTGCTTCTTGGGGAATCGATTATCATACAGCATTACGAGAACGATTGACATTACTATCGGTTTGGCTAAAAGAGCGAGTAGAAGATGTCCGAATTGAATCAATGGTGGATACGGGAGCACTTGTCGATAGAGCAGTTGCTGAACGTGCAGGAATAGGCTGGAGCGGGAAAAACTGCGCCATTATTACACCCGAATTTGGTTCATATGTCTATTTAGGAGAGCTTGTCACAAACATCCCCTTTGCACCAGATAAGCCTATGGAGGATGAATGTGGAGACTGCCGCTTATGCGTAGATGTTTGTCCAACAGGTGCTTTAATAGAGGGAGGACAACTAAATGCTCAGCGCTGTATTGCCTTTTTAACGCAAACAAAGGGAACACTACCTGATGAGTTTCGTACACATATTGGCAATCGATTGTATGGCTGTGATACATGTCAGACCGTATGTCCAAAGAATAAAGGCAAAATCAATTGGATACATGAAGAATTTAAACCAGACCCAGAGCTGGCCAAGCCATTGCTAACGCCTCTTTTGAAGATTTCAAATCGTGAGTTTAAAAATAAGTTTGGACATATTTCTGGCTCATGGCGGGGGAAGAAGCCCATTCAGCGCAATGCTATATTGGCCCTTGCTCATTTTAAAGAAGAAGCGGCTGTTCCAGATTTAATTGCACTTCTGGAAAAGGATGATCGCCCTGTTATTCGAGGGACAGCAGCATGGGCTTTAGGAAAGATAGGGGGGGAAGAAGCCCATTCCGCATTACTTAAGGCGAAAGCTAAGGAAAGTGACGAAGAGGTACGCATTGAAATTGACAAAGGGTTACAATTTTTTCAATAG
- a CDS encoding hemin ABC transporter ATP-binding protein yields MTLFKINGIRKTFTNGEIEEEILKGINLSLKDGEVTAMVGASGSGKSTLLTIAAGLQPTSDGQVIFEGKNMSIMSSEEVRKVRASKFGFVFQFAHLVPFLTVEEQLLLMLDVSESKLKKQEQKNEVSRILELVGMDHRKMAYPSSLSGGEKQRVAIARAIIHKPRVLFADEPTASLDSQKSKEVMLLIRDLTKTLNITTLMVTHDEEMLAYTDRIIKMSDGVILQDVI; encoded by the coding sequence ATGACTTTATTTAAAATCAATGGAATTAGAAAAACATTTACAAATGGAGAGATAGAGGAAGAGATTCTTAAGGGAATAAATCTTTCTCTAAAAGATGGAGAAGTAACAGCAATGGTTGGTGCGTCTGGATCTGGTAAGAGTACGCTTCTAACAATAGCTGCTGGACTTCAGCCTACATCAGATGGGCAAGTTATCTTTGAGGGGAAAAATATGTCCATCATGAGCTCTGAAGAGGTTCGAAAAGTACGAGCAAGTAAATTTGGATTTGTCTTTCAGTTTGCACATCTTGTACCTTTTCTTACAGTTGAGGAGCAGCTACTATTAATGCTAGATGTTTCTGAATCAAAATTAAAGAAGCAGGAACAAAAAAATGAAGTTAGTCGAATACTTGAACTAGTAGGGATGGACCATCGAAAAATGGCTTATCCTTCATCATTGTCAGGAGGAGAGAAGCAACGTGTTGCTATTGCCCGGGCAATCATTCATAAACCAAGAGTCCTGTTTGCAGATGAACCAACTGCAAGTTTAGATTCACAGAAATCAAAAGAGGTCATGTTACTTATTAGAGATTTGACTAAAACATTAAATATTACTACTTTAATGGTGACACACGATGAAGAAATGCTAGCTTATACGGATCGTATTATTAAAATGAGTGACGGTGTTATTTTGCAAGATGTTATTTAG
- a CDS encoding aldo/keto reductase — translation MILQSTKTLTNGIEMPRLGLGVYKMTERDETLQAIDKALKFGYRAIDTASLYGNEEEVGEAIRYSGVKREDIFVTTKVWNNDQGYDETLRAFEVSLKKLNMDYLDLYLTHWAVPETFEETYRAIERLYDEKLIRATGVSNHHEHHLQKLLAKANIQPMVNQVEVHPYLQQDDLRAYCSAHGIAVTAWSPLGRGGVLDNAAITKIGQEIDKTAAQVVLRWHLQRDTLIIPKSVTPSRIEENAQVFDFELTLAQMDQIASLNCNERFGQDPDNFKFDF, via the coding sequence TTGATTTTACAATCAACAAAAACATTAACAAATGGTATAGAAATGCCTCGCTTAGGTTTAGGTGTTTATAAAATGACAGAGCGTGATGAAACATTACAGGCTATTGATAAAGCACTTAAATTTGGTTATCGAGCTATTGATACAGCATCTCTTTATGGCAATGAAGAAGAAGTGGGCGAAGCTATTCGCTATTCAGGTGTTAAGCGTGAGGATATATTTGTTACGACAAAGGTTTGGAATAATGACCAAGGTTACGATGAGACGTTACGAGCATTTGAAGTATCGTTGAAAAAGTTAAATATGGATTATTTAGATTTGTATTTAACACATTGGGCAGTACCTGAAACATTTGAAGAAACATATCGAGCCATTGAACGCTTATATGATGAAAAGTTAATTCGGGCAACTGGTGTATCTAATCACCATGAGCATCATCTACAAAAGCTATTGGCAAAGGCAAATATACAGCCAATGGTTAATCAAGTCGAGGTGCATCCATATTTACAGCAAGATGATTTAAGAGCTTACTGTAGTGCGCATGGCATTGCTGTGACTGCATGGTCTCCACTTGGTCGCGGAGGTGTGCTTGATAACGCAGCTATTACAAAGATTGGTCAAGAAATTGACAAAACGGCTGCACAGGTAGTATTGCGCTGGCATTTACAAAGAGATACACTCATTATTCCAAAATCAGTTACGCCAAGTCGTATTGAGGAAAATGCACAGGTTTTTGATTTCGAGTTAACCTTAGCACAAATGGATCAAATAGCTTCTTTAAACTGTAATGAACGCTTCGGGCAGGATCCAGATAACTTTAAATTCGATTTTTAA
- a CDS encoding EamA/RhaT family transporter: MKIPPYVLLLLATLLWGGNFVIGRAVSGDIPPLTLAFLRWCVAFIVFFPIAYRSLKHDWYMLKANWPIVIILSLTGVAAFNTLVYIGLHYTTSINASLMNSSTPIMIYILSFIFLREKLSKYQLLGTALSLSGVIFIISGGSIASLVDFTFNKGDLIVLVAVFCWSIYSLLIKHYANRLPGRSTFLVTIFTGAIMLLPFYIYETATLTSSIHWQWSTIAAILYVGIFASVVAFLSWNSGIVQLGANKASIYLNFIPVFASIFAVLFLDEKLHAFQIVGGLAVVAGVIVSGRRVG; encoded by the coding sequence ATGAAAATCCCACCATACGTATTATTATTGCTCGCGACTCTTTTATGGGGTGGTAATTTTGTTATTGGGCGTGCTGTTAGTGGAGATATCCCACCTCTTACACTAGCCTTTCTAAGATGGTGTGTCGCCTTTATCGTATTTTTCCCCATTGCTTATCGGAGTTTAAAGCATGATTGGTATATGCTCAAGGCAAATTGGCCAATCGTTATTATTTTATCTCTAACAGGTGTTGCAGCATTTAATACCCTTGTTTATATCGGTCTACATTATACAACGTCTATTAATGCATCCTTAATGAACTCATCGACACCAATTATGATATACATATTATCCTTTATTTTTTTGAGGGAAAAACTATCAAAATATCAGCTGCTTGGAACTGCTTTATCACTTAGTGGTGTCATTTTCATTATTTCAGGAGGCTCGATTGCAAGCCTAGTTGATTTTACCTTTAATAAAGGTGACTTAATTGTACTCGTCGCAGTCTTCTGCTGGAGTATTTATTCACTTCTCATTAAACATTACGCCAATCGCTTACCAGGGCGTTCAACATTCCTAGTAACCATTTTTACTGGAGCCATTATGCTATTACCATTTTATATCTATGAAACCGCAACGTTGACAAGTTCGATTCATTGGCAGTGGTCGACAATAGCCGCCATTCTCTATGTTGGGATTTTCGCATCCGTTGTTGCCTTTTTAAGCTGGAATAGTGGCATTGTACAGTTAGGTGCAAATAAGGCAAGTATTTATTTAAACTTCATCCCTGTATTTGCATCCATCTTTGCAGTACTGTTTCTTGATGAAAAGCTTCATGCCTTTCAAATTGTTGGGGGACTTGCTGTTGTGGCAGGGGTCATCGTATCGGGTAGAAGAGTGGGCTAA
- a CDS encoding N-hydroxyarylamine O-acetyltransferase, which produces MNSQILQYLKHIHFQGPLTEPTIKLLGQLQTRHLNSIPYENLDVALKQDISFSIPDIFQKIIIHKRGGNCFELNILFSWLLCELGFSVTNRYAQFWRNLEADTPIEDVPMHQLLLVNYAGQSYISDVGVGALAPCKPVPLIAGRLHREGNELYKIEQDDANGWMLYEQTKHTWRLLYSFFDDANDAKFAPRLSKQKNKIAMIRTPRGRHTMLNNEFRIYEGQSLTTYTTQNEKEWLQALHRFFHISLD; this is translated from the coding sequence ATGAATTCGCAAATATTGCAATATTTAAAACATATTCATTTTCAAGGTCCTTTAACTGAGCCGACTATTAAACTACTTGGGCAGCTGCAAACAAGGCATTTAAATTCTATCCCGTATGAAAACTTAGATGTTGCTTTGAAACAAGACATCTCCTTCTCTATTCCTGATATATTTCAAAAAATAATTATTCATAAACGCGGAGGCAATTGCTTTGAACTAAATATTTTATTTAGCTGGCTACTCTGTGAGCTTGGTTTTTCTGTGACAAATCGATATGCACAGTTTTGGCGAAATCTTGAAGCAGATACACCTATCGAAGATGTACCTATGCATCAGTTATTGCTGGTCAATTACGCTGGTCAATCCTATATCTCTGATGTTGGCGTGGGTGCACTAGCTCCCTGTAAGCCAGTTCCACTAATAGCAGGTCGTCTACATCGTGAAGGCAACGAACTTTATAAAATTGAACAAGATGATGCAAACGGATGGATGCTGTATGAGCAAACAAAACATACTTGGCGTTTACTCTATAGTTTTTTTGACGACGCAAATGATGCAAAGTTCGCTCCAAGACTTTCTAAACAAAAAAATAAAATCGCTATGATTCGTACTCCTCGTGGTCGACATACTATGCTTAACAATGAATTCCGAATATACGAGGGACAATCCTTAACAACCTATACAACTCAAAACGAAAAGGAATGGCTACAAGCCCTTCATCGCTTTTTTCATATTTCATTGGATTAG
- a CDS encoding oxidoreductase, with product MLEAELNKDAPNVKFVELNVTDYKSVEHVITNVYEEFQRLDYLFNNAGIAMYGEIYDMSIDEWQDIVDINLWGIVYGTQVGYQIMKKQGFGHIINTSSAAGLGPSPISTAYSTTKHAVVGLTTSLHYEAEEYGINVSTLCPTFVDTPIFNKATAINIDKTAMSKQLKKQKMMSPQQLAKIAIAGIHKNKPIICPMRKTMDIVFTIFPSLHRALMKMVCKVSRNARLT from the coding sequence ATTTTAGAGGCAGAACTAAATAAAGATGCCCCAAATGTTAAATTTGTTGAATTGAATGTAACCGATTACAAAAGTGTTGAACATGTCATTACAAATGTATATGAGGAATTTCAAAGATTAGATTATTTATTCAACAACGCTGGAATAGCTATGTATGGTGAAATTTACGATATGTCGATAGACGAATGGCAAGACATTGTGGATATTAACTTATGGGGTATTGTTTATGGAACACAAGTTGGCTATCAAATCATGAAAAAGCAAGGATTTGGACATATCATCAATACGTCATCAGCAGCAGGATTGGGACCATCTCCTATTTCTACAGCATACTCAACAACAAAGCATGCTGTTGTAGGCTTAACGACATCACTCCATTATGAGGCTGAGGAATATGGTATCAATGTAAGCACCCTATGTCCGACTTTTGTTGATACACCTATTTTTAATAAAGCAACAGCTATTAATATCGATAAAACGGCGATGTCTAAGCAATTGAAAAAGCAGAAAATGATGTCTCCACAGCAATTAGCAAAAATCGCTATTGCAGGCATACACAAAAATAAGCCAATTATTTGTCCAATGCGTAAAACAATGGATATTGTCTTTACAATCTTTCCTTCGTTACACCGAGCATTAATGAAAATGGTCTGTAAAGTAAGTCGAAATGCACGATTAACATAA
- the trmL gene encoding tRNA (uridine(34)/cytosine(34)/5-carboxymethylaminomethyluridine(34)-2'-O)-methyltransferase TrmL, translating to MPLHIVLYQPEIPANTGNIARTCAGTNTSLHLIRPLGFSTDDKMLKRAGLDYWHSVNVVYHDSLEQFLDASKNGDVYLIETYSEEPFTTHDFSDRDRDIYFMFGKETTGLPKDFAYERRHMCLRIPQSEHVRSLNLSNTAAIVIYEALRQQGYPGLH from the coding sequence ATGCCACTGCATATCGTTTTATATCAACCAGAGATACCAGCAAATACAGGTAATATTGCACGTACCTGTGCCGGAACAAATACCTCACTACATTTAATTCGTCCTCTTGGCTTTTCCACAGACGATAAAATGCTGAAACGTGCTGGGTTAGATTACTGGCATAGTGTTAATGTTGTGTATCACGATTCACTAGAACAATTTTTAGATGCATCAAAAAATGGCGATGTTTATTTAATTGAAACGTATAGTGAAGAGCCATTCACAACACATGATTTTAGTGATAGAGACCGCGATATTTATTTTATGTTTGGGAAAGAAACAACGGGTTTGCCGAAGGATTTTGCTTATGAGCGTCGACATATGTGTTTGCGAATTCCACAGAGTGAGCATGTACGTTCACTCAATCTGTCTAATACAGCGGCTATTGTTATATATGAAGCATTACGCCAACAAGGTTATCCAGGGCTACATTAA
- a CDS encoding catalase: MTKQNDSTHQDDTTLTNRQGHPITNNQNLRTVGNRGPATLENYDFLEKMSHFDRERIPERVVHARGAGAHGYFETYGAVGDEPISKYTRAKVFRDKGKKTPVFVRFSTVIHGGHSPETLRDPRGFAVKFYTEDGNWDLVGNNLKIFFIRDAMKFPDMIHAFKPDPITNIQDVERFFDFCASSPETFHMVTFVYSPWGIPANYRMMQGSGVNTYKWVNSEGKAVLVKYHWEPLQGIKNLTQREAEEIQKKNFNHATQDLYDAIEQGDYPEWELNVQIMEDGPHPELDFDPLDDTKLWPNDQFPWYPVGKMVLNKNPEDYFAEVEQATFGTGVLVDGLDFSDDKMLQGRTFSYSDTQRHRVGANYLQLPINAPKKRVATNQNGGQMMYKRDLAPGQNPHINYEPSMLNGLKEATQTDKEYTPHIAGNLVRESIDRQSNTKQAGETYRNFEQWERDELLENLIRDLSVCNMAIQKAMIALAEEADKEYGRLLKEGLQKAEKNASTSKPLGNIDGDDAPEDAINKGHDAEPY; this comes from the coding sequence ATGACAAAACAAAATGATTCAACTCATCAAGATGATACAACTTTAACGAATCGACAGGGGCACCCCATTACCAACAATCAAAATTTAAGAACCGTCGGTAATCGTGGACCTGCTACACTTGAAAATTACGATTTTTTAGAAAAAATGAGCCATTTTGACCGTGAACGAATCCCCGAACGAGTTGTACATGCTCGTGGTGCAGGGGCTCATGGTTATTTTGAAACCTATGGTGCTGTCGGAGATGAGCCTATTTCTAAATATACAAGAGCAAAGGTATTTCGAGATAAAGGTAAAAAAACACCTGTTTTCGTACGTTTTTCAACCGTTATACATGGTGGTCATTCCCCAGAAACTTTACGAGATCCACGTGGCTTTGCTGTAAAGTTTTATACAGAGGATGGAAATTGGGACTTAGTCGGTAATAATTTAAAGATATTCTTTATTCGTGATGCTATGAAGTTCCCAGATATGATTCATGCCTTTAAGCCTGATCCCATTACAAATATTCAGGATGTGGAACGCTTTTTTGATTTTTGTGCAAGCTCTCCAGAAACCTTCCATATGGTCACATTCGTTTATTCACCTTGGGGTATTCCTGCAAATTATCGAATGATGCAAGGCTCTGGTGTTAACACATATAAATGGGTAAATAGTGAGGGCAAGGCTGTCCTCGTAAAATATCATTGGGAGCCTTTACAAGGTATAAAAAATTTAACTCAAAGAGAAGCTGAGGAGATCCAGAAGAAGAATTTTAATCATGCAACGCAGGACTTATACGATGCGATTGAACAGGGCGATTATCCTGAATGGGAATTAAATGTACAAATAATGGAGGACGGGCCACATCCAGAGCTAGATTTTGATCCATTAGATGATACAAAGCTTTGGCCGAATGATCAATTTCCGTGGTATCCAGTGGGGAAAATGGTGTTAAATAAAAATCCTGAAGATTATTTTGCTGAGGTTGAGCAGGCAACTTTCGGTACAGGTGTACTGGTAGACGGTTTGGATTTCTCAGATGATAAAATGCTACAAGGTCGCACATTCTCATATTCTGATACTCAGCGTCATCGTGTAGGTGCAAATTATCTACAGTTACCAATTAATGCTCCTAAAAAACGAGTAGCAACCAATCAAAATGGCGGTCAAATGATGTATAAACGTGATTTAGCGCCTGGACAAAATCCACATATTAATTATGAGCCTTCCATGCTAAATGGATTAAAGGAAGCAACTCAAACAGACAAAGAATATACACCACATATTGCAGGCAATCTTGTACGTGAGTCTATTGATCGTCAAAGCAATACTAAACAGGCTGGCGAAACTTATCGGAATTTTGAGCAATGGGAGCGAGACGAGCTTCTTGAAAACTTAATTCGTGATTTGTCCGTATGTAATATGGCTATTCAAAAGGCAATGATTGCTTTAGCAGAGGAAGCTGATAAAGAATATGGTCGCTTGCTAAAAGAAGGATTACAAAAGGCTGAAAAAAACGCATCGACATCAAAGCCCCTCGGCAATATTGATGGTGACGATGCTCCTGAAGATGCTATCAATAAGGGACATGATGCAGAGCCTTACTAA